Proteins encoded by one window of Anaerobacillus sp. CMMVII:
- a CDS encoding ClpXP adapter SpxH family protein — protein MSLNDSNSNCSDELGLCGFDEPIENTRLKKKPLEIYTFIDPLCPECWALEPILKKLQMQYCKYFTIRYIIGGKLRCCNEKVSNKDMAESWEKTAKRNGMSVDGDIWLENPIASPFAASIAIKAAELQGKQVGIRYLRKLRELLFLNKQDISKEEVLLECAKSIDGLDLTEFKNDMHSEGAIKTLQFDLKTTKEMGVKVFPTIVVFNDNVDEEGLMVTGLYEYNVYVNVLAEMLGEPPIPSAPVFLEEFLMHHSFVASKEISMVYDLSIEEVEKEMKKLVLRQVVERIPVKHGTFWRYIGK, from the coding sequence TTGTCTTTGAACGACTCTAATTCCAATTGTAGCGATGAGTTAGGACTATGTGGTTTTGATGAACCTATTGAAAATACGAGACTAAAGAAGAAGCCGTTGGAAATCTATACATTTATAGATCCCCTCTGTCCAGAATGTTGGGCGCTAGAGCCTATATTAAAAAAGCTACAGATGCAATATTGCAAATATTTTACAATCCGATACATAATCGGAGGAAAATTACGCTGCTGTAATGAAAAAGTATCAAATAAGGATATGGCTGAGTCTTGGGAAAAAACTGCGAAGAGAAACGGGATGTCAGTTGATGGTGATATCTGGCTTGAAAATCCAATTGCTAGCCCTTTTGCAGCTTCTATCGCAATAAAGGCTGCAGAATTACAAGGAAAGCAAGTTGGTATTAGATACTTAAGAAAATTAAGAGAATTACTCTTTTTAAATAAACAAGATATCTCGAAAGAAGAAGTTTTACTGGAGTGTGCCAAAAGCATAGATGGCTTAGACCTAACGGAGTTCAAAAATGATATGCATTCTGAGGGTGCAATTAAGACTTTACAATTCGATTTAAAAACAACGAAGGAAATGGGTGTAAAGGTTTTCCCAACTATCGTTGTATTTAATGATAATGTGGACGAAGAAGGTCTCATGGTCACCGGACTATACGAATACAATGTTTATGTTAATGTATTAGCGGAAATGCTTGGTGAACCGCCTATTCCATCAGCTCCGGTTTTTCTTGAAGAGTTTTTAATGCATCATTCATTTGTTGCTTCTAAAGAAATTTCTATGGTCTATGATTTAAGTATCGAAGAGGTTGAAAAAGAAATGAAAAAACTTGTCTTACGGCAAGTCGTTGAACGTATTCCCGTCAAACACGGAACGTTTTGGAGGTATATAGGTAAATAA
- the pepF gene encoding oligoendopeptidase F, which translates to MAEQTKMKQLPKREEIPVERTWDVEAIFSNAEAWETEFNSVKEEMPNLQQFKGQLGTSSDKLFQCLKYQNEISMRIGKLYVYAHLKNDQDTTNSFYQGLNDRASTLATQFSNYSSFIIPELLSIPEETINEFVAENDDLKVYKHALDETNRGRPHILSEKEEAILAQVSEVTQSSSNTFGMLNNADIKFPTIKDENGEEIEVTHGRYIRFLESNDRRVREDAFKAVYETYGKFKNTLASTLSGNVKKNLFNAKVRNYESARKAALDKNNIPEIVYDQLVDTINDHLHLLHRYISLRKKVLQLDEIHMYDLFTPMVKDVKMEIPYEEAKELVIKGVEPLGEEYVSIIKEGFEKRWVDIEENVGKRSGAYSSGTYGTMPYILMNWQDNINNLFTLAHEFGHSVHSYYSRKTQPYHYSGYSIFVAEVASTCNEALLNNYLLKVTEDKKKKLYLLNHFLEGFRGTVFRQTMFAEFEKLIHEKAANGEPLTPELLTSTYYELNKKYFGEDIVIDEEIGLEWARIPHFYYNFYVYQYATGYSAATALSKQILEEGEPAVARYLDFLKAGSSDYPIEVLKRAGVDMTSADPIKDALAVFEKTLNEMEELLFEE; encoded by the coding sequence TTGGCAGAGCAAACAAAAATGAAACAGCTTCCTAAGCGTGAAGAAATACCTGTTGAAAGAACATGGGATGTAGAAGCAATATTTTCAAACGCAGAAGCATGGGAAACTGAATTTAATTCAGTAAAAGAAGAGATGCCTAATTTACAGCAATTTAAGGGGCAACTCGGAACGAGTAGTGATAAGCTTTTCCAGTGTCTAAAGTATCAAAATGAAATTAGTATGCGCATTGGGAAATTATATGTTTATGCACATTTAAAAAATGATCAGGATACAACGAATTCCTTTTATCAAGGATTAAATGATCGAGCTTCGACGTTAGCAACACAATTTAGTAATTACTCGTCTTTTATTATTCCTGAGTTGTTAAGTATTCCTGAGGAAACAATTAATGAGTTTGTGGCAGAAAACGACGATTTAAAGGTCTACAAACATGCATTAGATGAAACGAATCGTGGTCGTCCTCATATATTATCTGAAAAAGAGGAAGCGATACTTGCACAAGTTAGTGAAGTTACTCAGAGCTCCTCTAATACATTTGGAATGTTAAATAATGCGGATATTAAATTTCCAACAATTAAAGATGAAAATGGGGAAGAAATTGAGGTTACACATGGTCGATATATTCGCTTCTTAGAAAGCAATGATCGTCGTGTAAGAGAAGATGCATTTAAAGCAGTTTATGAAACATATGGTAAATTTAAAAACACATTAGCTAGTACACTTAGTGGTAATGTAAAGAAAAATTTATTTAATGCAAAAGTAAGGAATTATGAATCAGCGCGCAAAGCAGCGCTAGACAAAAACAACATTCCTGAAATTGTTTATGACCAATTAGTTGATACAATCAATGATCACCTACATCTATTACATCGCTATATTTCATTACGTAAAAAAGTACTACAGCTTGACGAAATCCATATGTATGATTTATTTACACCGATGGTAAAAGATGTGAAAATGGAAATCCCTTATGAAGAAGCAAAGGAGCTGGTCATTAAAGGGGTAGAACCACTTGGCGAAGAGTATGTGAGTATTATTAAAGAAGGCTTTGAAAAACGTTGGGTAGATATTGAAGAAAACGTTGGAAAACGGAGTGGGGCCTATTCATCTGGTACATATGGTACAATGCCTTATATATTAATGAATTGGCAGGACAACATTAATAACCTTTTTACGTTGGCCCATGAGTTCGGACATTCAGTTCACAGTTATTATTCAAGAAAGACTCAGCCGTATCACTATTCTGGCTATTCGATTTTCGTAGCTGAGGTTGCATCTACATGTAACGAAGCTTTGTTAAATAATTACTTGTTAAAGGTTACCGAAGACAAAAAGAAGAAACTATACTTATTAAACCACTTTCTAGAAGGGTTTAGAGGAACAGTTTTTCGTCAAACAATGTTTGCAGAGTTTGAAAAACTTATTCATGAAAAAGCTGCAAATGGCGAACCTTTAACACCTGAACTATTAACATCTACGTATTATGAGTTAAATAAAAAATATTTTGGGGAAGACATCGTTATTGATGAAGAAATTGGTTTAGAGTGGGCGAGAATTCCTCATTTCTACTACAATTTCTATGTTTATCAATACGCGACAGGTTATAGTGCTGCCACTGCTTTATCGAAGCAAATTCTTGAAGAAGGGGAGCCGGCCGTCGCCAGGTATCTTGATTTCTTAAAGGCAGGAAGTTCTGATTATCCAATTGAAGTTCTCAAAAGAGCCGGTGTAGACATGACTAGCGCTGATCCAATTAAAGATGCGTTAGCGGTGTTTGAGAAGACGCTAAATGAGATGGAAGAATTATTATTTGAAGAGTAA